ATCCTCAAGGTCGAGCGAAGAGATCCATTCGCCACCGGTCTTGATCACATCCTTGATGCGGTCGCGGATGTCGATAAAGCCCATGCCGTCCAGGGTGGCGACATCGCCGGTATGCAGCCAGCCACCCTGCCAGAGCTCCTCGCCCTTCTCCGGCTCGCGGAAGTAGCCCATGGTCAGCCAGGGCGCGCGCAGCACCAGCTCGCCCTGGGTTTCGCCATCGGCGGGCAGGAAGTTGCCACTGCCATCGACGATGGCGGCTTCGACCAAAGGCACCGGCACGCCAGCCTTGATCCGGTAACTGGTGCGCTCATCCTCGCTGCCGGCCTGCAACTCGTCGTTCAGGTGCGCGGCGCTGATCAGCGGGCAAGTCTCGGACATGCCATAGGCGGCGGTGAGCTGGATGCCGCGAGCCAGCGCCGCCTGGTACAGGGCCCGGTTGAGCGCACTGCCGCCGATGATGATCTTCCAGCCGCCAAAATCCTGGCCGGCCGCCGACGGGCAGTTGAGCAGCATCTGCAGGATGGTCGGCACGCAGTGGGAGAAGGTGACCTTTTCCTCGCGCCACAGCCTGATCAGCATGTCCGGCTCGTAGCGCCCCGGGTAGACCTGCTTGATGCCCATCATGGTCGCCGCGTAGGGGATGCCCCAGGCGTGCACGTGGAACATCGGCGTGATCGGCATGTAGACGTCGTTGCTGCTCAGCAGCCTGACGCTGTCCAGGCTGCCCAGAACCGAGGTTTCGGCCAGGGTGTGCAGCACCAGCTGGCGATGGGTGAAGTACACCCCCTTGGGATTGCCGGTGGTGCCGGTGGTGTAGAAGGTGGTGGCTACCGAATTCTCGTCGAAGTCAGGGAAGTCGTACTGCGGGCTGGCCGCGGCCAGCAGGTGCTCGTACTCGCCCACCAGGTTCGGCAGGTCGGCGGTCTTGTC
This window of the Pseudomonas mosselii genome carries:
- a CDS encoding fatty acid--CoA ligase is translated as MLQTRIIKPAEGAYEYPLLIKRLLMSGSRYEKTREIVYRDQVRLTYPQLNERIARLANVLTAAGVKAGDTVAVMDWDSHRYLECMFAIPMIGAVVHTINVRLSPEQILYTMNHAEDRFVLVNSDFIGLYQAIAGQLTTVDKTLLLTDGPDKTADLPNLVGEYEHLLAAASPQYDFPDFDENSVATTFYTTGTTGNPKGVYFTHRQLVLHTLAETSVLGSLDSVRLLSSNDVYMPITPMFHVHAWGIPYAATMMGIKQVYPGRYEPDMLIRLWREEKVTFSHCVPTILQMLLNCPSAAGQDFGGWKIIIGGSALNRALYQAALARGIQLTAAYGMSETCPLISAAHLNDELQAGSEDERTSYRIKAGVPVPLVEAAIVDGSGNFLPADGETQGELVLRAPWLTMGYFREPEKGEELWQGGWLHTGDVATLDGMGFIDIRDRIKDVIKTGGEWISSLDLEDLVSRHPSVREVAVVGVPDPQWGERPFALLVVREGQSIDARALKEHLKPFVEQGHINKWAIPSQIALVTEIPKTSVGKLDKKRIRVDISQWQASNSAFLSTL